Within Salvia splendens isolate huo1 chromosome 21, SspV2, whole genome shotgun sequence, the genomic segment AGGTTAGAAGAGGCGCGAATCGCTGAAGAAACAGCTTTGGCTCTTGCAGAGAAAGAAAAGGCCAAGTCTAAGGCAGCACTGGAGCATGCTGAAGCCGCTCAAAGGATAGCGGAGTTGGAAGCTCAGAAGAGAATCACTGCAGAAATGAATGCCTTGAAAGAGGCAGAAGATCAGGGTAGGGCTATTCAGGCTGACTGCAGGTATAGGAGGTACACAATCGAGGAGATTGAGCTTTCTACCGAGTATTTTTCAGAGTCAAGAAAGATTGGAGAAGGAGGTTATGGGCCGGTTTACAAGTGTAATTTGGACCATACTCCTTGTGCAGTCAAGGTTCTTCGCCCTGATGCCACTCACGGGAGATCACAGTTTAATCAAGAGGTATACCCAAGATATTATTCAATATTTCGCCTTAAGATGGTTGCTTATCCTTGTAGTAAATttttgttaggttgagattctGAGTTGCATACGACACCCGAACATGGTCCTACTTCTAGGCGCCTGCCCGGAGTATGGCTGCCTAGTGTATGAGTATATGTCCAACGGAAGCTTAGAAGACCGTCTATTCCAGCGTGGGAAGACTCCACCTTTGTCTTGGCAGCATAGGTTCCGGATTGCTGCTGAGATTGGGACTGGCTTGCTTTTCCTCCATCAAACCAAACCCGAGCCTCTGGTGCACCGTGATATGAAGCCTGCTAACATCCTACTTGACCGCAACTTTGTGAGCAAGATCAGTGATGTCGGCCTGGCCAGGCTCGTCCCTCCATCCGTAGCTGACTCTGTCACTCAATACCTGATGACATCCACTGCCGGGACCTTCTGCTACATTGATCCTGAGTATCAGCAAACAGGCATGCTTGGTGTGAAATCTGATATATACTCCCTAGGGATAATTTTTCTACAGATCCTCACCGGCAAGCCCGCCATGGCATTGGGCCATCACACTAAAAGAGCTGTCAACCAAGGGACGTTCGCTGAGATGCTCGATCCATCTGTGCCGGATTGGCCTTATGAAGAAGCCTTATCTCTTGCCAAGATATCGCTCAGGTGTGCTGAGCTTAGGAGGAAAGACCGGCCGGATCTTGGGAAAGACGTGCTCCCGGAGCTGAACAAGCTCAGAGACCTTGCAGAAGATTCGTATTCGGTGCCACAGAGCAGGCATTCTCCCTGCCATAGTCGAGTTTCCATTTCCAAAGTAAGTCTCTACAAAGATTTGTCATTTTCTTAATGATAAGAATTCATGTTAACATATCAACTCTGTTGCAGGAGGATTTGAGTCACCATTCATCTTCAACATCAAGCATGGGGAGCTGAATCGAGGGTAGTAAAGAGAAGTGTTAATACAAGATCAACACTGCTGTTTTTTTATTCAGTGAATGCTTTGATTTTATGTAAAGATTTTAGGTTTCACGAGGCATGATGCGATCGTGCCTGCCCCGTGAGGTTCTTGTTTCCTTCAGGCTTGATGGAGAGAGCCGGGAGAGGATGGACAAGGCCAGTTTtttgaaacattttccttttcaaCATCTGAAGTTATTGTTTTTATGTTGTCTATATTCTGCAAAACAAAAATAGCTTTTACTATGTTAGAGAATGAGAGAACTCATTTTTAtggttttttcatttttcattaaagTGTAGTTTCTACAGCAAATGAAGAGCAAGAACATGCATGTAATTAAATAGTTCACACCCTTTCAAAACTAAAAAGGTGAGAATATTAGAatacaaaattttttttaaccAAACCAATGTATTACTTCTTAGCTTTTGCAtctcattttcatttcttatttgtTTTACTAAATGTAGTGAGTTTATTTTTTGGGATATTGATCtctaaaaccatgaactttgagcaaattttggtatttcacacgaactttaaaattggtctaaaacatcacaaactttacattttgtttgttatttcccatggCATGTCAATCACCATATCTAACCAACTTCCGTGtattttttatcatacttggcAATACTAAATCAACGTGATTTTCTACGTACCATTTTATCCTACTTATCACGAACTTAAAAAGTaatctaaaatatcataaacatttCACGGTTGCCCACGTATAATAAGATTTTTTCTAAAGATATCTTATTTGGGCTGccatgggaaataacaaacaaaatgtaaagtttgtgattttttagaccaattttaaagtttgtgaaaaataccaaaatttgctCAAAGTTCATGGTTTTAGGGCCAATATCCCTTTTTTCACAAAGTTTCTAGTAACGTTACATTGCAAGCCTTCTATTGTAGTTATTGGCAAGCTCGGAAAAATTTACGTGATTAATGTATATTCTTGGTAAACTTAAGtggcaaaaataattttataaacaaTATTCAAATTGTTGTTAGTGAATTTTACTATATGATTTGTTTTGCaggttttttttattgtgtgtaCAAGTTATGTTTACTTTCAGTATACTGTTAATTGGAATACTAGCACATGTCGTATTCAGTATAAATAAACTTTTGATGTAGAAATATTCAAAGTCAAAACGTGAAAAAGTTGATTAAAAGCTGTAACGAAAGTTCGTAAATGACTTAATGAGTCAACTTTGGCatatagtaatatttataatatcAACTGCAACTCTTCTGAtactaggggtgggtaggtacggtataccttaccgaaaccatcataccgtataccttaccgaaaattcgatatgagaaaaaatcatacatttaccttaccaaaattttcggtataccgaacttcggtataccttatttttgGTATGACAAATTTCAATATCGATACCGTAACTTATTTTCAGTATGTTATATCTAAATTCGGTATAacgtacttttgcggtataccagaGTTTTACGGTATCGGACTACAATACgacataccaaaatatcattattttgtaaataattctaaatacaaacacaaatgaaaataatttaaaaaacacttaaaaaacatgaaatttaatcaaactcaaacatattcaataaaaaaactgCAATAATTAAACTACACGCAATCGCATAACGTGCAACGATATTTGTTTGGaactaatttaactaaaatctTATAATTGTTTAAAACTAATTTCGATATCAAGTTTTCCTAATtgagtttatttgattttatatttacatgatTACCCGACAACTATAACGAGGCAAGATTTGATTTCTacatgtaaatatttatttgtttggtaaaagtatgaatttacttgatataatttggcatatattgatatcggtatataccgaaaattatggtatataccataatttaattatggtATATACCATAATTTTCGGTACATACctaaaattacggtatataccgtattttcGGTATACCCCGGTATACCTcgttatatgaaaattcatactgttaccgtaccgaaataaatcggtaaggtatgataccttaccaaAAATTGCGGTATACTGAAAAtccggtattttcggtattttttcgatacggtaagggcggtatttcggtattttggtatttttaccCAGCCCTATCTGGTACAGCAAGAATCAAGTATCCAACCATTAGAGAAATAAGAAATTCAATGTCAACCCTGACTTTGGTCAAAAAACGTATGTACAATTATTATTTGTGTAAATTGGAAACGATTTTAGAATCatacaattaatataattaaaagacTTACCCATGTATAGAATGTAAAACGATTTGTAACTGTATCATTATAGGTCAAAAAAGTGAGTATAATTTTCGTATTCTGTATTGAATTATTGATTCAATTTGCTTACTATATTCATTCCTCTATATAGATTGTTTCCTGCATATAATAGGAGAAGATTGTATTCcttattttacattaattatttaattaacgCTAATCTAGGAAAACCACTTTTTGCCTTTGTATCTTATTTTCTTATAATACTCCAACTGTATTAAGTAATGATATCACCGGTAAAATGATACTACTATGATAAATACATATTATCAAGTTTGAAAAGTATTACTATATGAAAATTCTGTGAAATTCTTGCTCTCATATCCTCTGTATCTCTCTACCGATCTGAAATTCTATCTCTATAAACATTCTtatctttaattaattgttgttgaAGATTATGACAGCGCAAAGGAAGAGGAAAGAGCTCTGATTTCAATTGTTACTTATGAAGTGCAATTTCTAGGAGAAATTCTTCGCAATTCAGTGATTCCCTTCATTCTTTCCCATATAGACTCTACATGAACTTGTGTCTCTTCCTTCTGCCATTTCTCTAGTTTCTATTTGCACATTTTGATGCAACGGAGCGGGATGAAACTCAATTCTTTGCGGCAATTTTGATTAAGATTGGGGgaggctggcaatttttgacacagATCCGATAACATGACACGAACTGGCACGAAgttaatgggtttgggtcagagcttattgggttcgtgtacttatcgggtcgacccattaaggacacgaaaattttgTGTCGTGTTCGtatcgggttcgtgttatccgttaacaaataatattttaatattattaatatttttaataggtttaaccgttatcaggtcgtgttgttatcgagtcgttatcgtgtcatctcatATACGTGTtgtttcgtgtcgtgttgacccgaagtggttcatgtcgttaatgggtttgtgtcgtgttcgtgtttgaaggtagcaggtcgtgttcgtgtttgaggttttcttaacgggtcgtgttcgtgtttgttgttatcgtgttcgtgtcgttatcgtgtcgacatgATAACGACTCGACAcacacgatttgccacccctagagGCAAGTAGTAGAGTGAAGGATAAGAAGAGTTTCCAAATAAATTACGCCTCCCAATTGACTGACAGGAGTAGCAATTGAATTacacctattttattcttcttttagaGAGAATTTTTTAGTTTTGCAAAGCGGCTACCGATTGACTGACATGAGTAGCAATTGAATTTTTGTTTAGCCCACAAATTTTGACAACCAAAAAAAATTAGAGAAAAAGACCGTGAGGGATAAAGAACAATGAGTATCAATCACATAGGAGAGAAGACAAAAAAAATGTGACGGTAAAATTAGAGTATATATTGTTaaaaatttagtttattatttctttttgcATATAGAATTATTGAGTTAAAAAGTTGAAAGTCCACCTAAACGTTTTGATGCCAAATTAATTTGTTCTAATAatatgttattattattattattattaatattaaaaaagaaagaaagagttAAAGTTATATTTAAGGAAAGCAAGATGAATGATTTTACTGAGTTGCCCTTTTGTACGATGGATTCATTTTTTAACATGAAATTAGTTTTGTATAAGATagatttttttccatttatgtATTAATAATGTTTGCTTTCACCGGTAATTCATTATCTAGATTAATTTGTGATTGGGGAATTGTTTTTCTTTCAGTAATCTATtaacaatatttattttatctacacatatttatttttgttttgcgTGTAGATATtactttatttatataaatttttattaatattaaataaattaaaatgcatgCATCGTACATGTATTTAATAGCACATTTAAATTGTTTTACACGTTTGTGATCTTTAACCCTTTGATAATAGAGTTATATTTGATTTtaagtaatttattaaaaatacaaatatactataataaaattaaatagatcCGTTCATCGCACAGGAGTGATACTATAACTACTCACTATAGTATAAGTAGAAACACTGCGTCTCAAAATGACTACCTTAAAATTAAATGCACATGATGCATCTTAGTACACAATAAAAGTAGTTGAAATATTTACATACTACAAGTCTACAATGTTAAAAAATTGTTTCATTCATTAATTTGGAAAACTATAAATTCTACATTTATTTCATTAATCGATAAATTGTGATTGCCGTGTGAATGCCAGAATACAGTTTTCTCACAGATATTGTCCCTATTGAATATTTGTACATAATTCAGTTATTCAGTATAACCTTTGTCAACAAAATCAAGATATATGAAATGTGGACATAATAAATTTGATCTCacgaaaaataaaacaataactGTGCACATAAATACAGTTAAACAGTTTCTAATTGACCGTAAAGCGTCCAAGTTCAATGAATGTtggtaattaaatttattcaaaACATCGTCAACGTACTATAAATGCTGGTCCTTCAAGACAACATCTCCACTTAAAAACGTCCAGGTTCAATGAACCTATACAAGTCTCCCACTTGGAACGTCAACACCAAGTacaaaagatctttattcaaagaaaagttctttattcaatttaaaaaaaattaatataaaaaattgaagaagcaattttacttgcatgtcacaaaactaagtgataatatttaaggtcaaattatatttagaaaatttgtcaaaaatatattataaagatatttataaaaaattatgagtatatgataaatttattaaaaatatatacactttaaggtattgagggtattttcgtccaaaaaaacttggaaatagtaaaaagtacctcaaatgatattttcaaagttcacggacctaaaatgatactttggcaaagttcgtggaccaaaaatgatgttccttCATAAATGTAACATAAAAATTTGTTTTAACTttgataaaaatttaataaactaaAGTAAATTGACTACATATTTTGTCAAAATTGCTctatgatggagtacgtactaaacaagcccaacagcagtaaagcccatcagcctaaagcccaagaaagagtatcagttcggcatgactaaagagtatcagtccggcatgactaaagagttcagttcggcacaaccaaagagttcggccccagcctacagctcggtaaaagccaaccaatcaaactctgctctcaggtcggcatcaagctctactctcagatcggcaaaagctgctcggcaataattcagcagttcggtctcagtattcgaccgaactaggagatagtggactcatgcaggatttccacctccactacacccacgatctatttagtggtgtcaagcagtcattaactcatgcaggatagtggacccatgcaagatcgccacgatctccacgacatccactacctagtaaatggctgcatgccacgatcttggtttaatgtataaatagaacctagatcagatagatagggagagactctctcgctttctagagatcaaatacaaaatagcaagtctgtattgtaagctgtaaaaaaacagatcaagcaatacaactctgccctcttttcttcccgtggacgtagatttacctcagtaaatcgaaccacgtaaaatctctgtgtcgtgatctgcattttccagcattcatcaTCGTCAAAagttcgccgattcatcactggcgccgtctgtgggaaccagagaaccaaatttgtgataaagcgaatttttgaccctttttccatcccaaaaaaaatgcataccagatcacgtaacacccataataccgttcgtgataaccgtgaggaagctagtccagctcgcaggtctgaaaaaaggcctcgggagacatctacctccggttctcacgaagaaggaacaagccactccaggagtcatcgcaccgagtcttcccagcagcccgatttaaataaagctgtcaagctgttcttggccgagaagcaggaggagttcttaaccttcctacAGAAGAGCCAACatccggagaagacaacggcggattctccctcctcatccagacatgaaagtcactaccgcagtagtgacgtgtcatccaggagaaagaatcctcaaccccgacatgttcctgttcctcctcggtaccggaaccacaggagaactccatctcctccgtaccgaagaaatatcgggttcgccatgtacggagcattaaagactccgttctcggacgatatcacccgaactcctttgccgcggaactaccggacaccgtcaatgacttatgacgggctagtggatcctcatgacttcttgggacgctatcagtataatatggcgaaccagggtctcaatgaggtccatatgtgcaagctgttccccgagctgctcatcgggaacgccagaaggtggttcgacagccttcctcaaggcagcattagatcctaccgagatctaatggatgctttccacaggaggttctttcagaaagcggaagcccggatcacttcggctcagctgctttctatacgtcaaggtcacgacgaaaagatcagcgactttttgacgagattccacaaggaatgcctacaagtagatgatctcaatgatctacttgtcatttcggcattccaaaatggaatcctgcccggagctctctacagaaagctcgtggaatgcagtccgcaaacagctcaagagatgtgggacattgcggaccagttcgcccgtgccgatgaggcagaccgtcgaaaacggtctttagacagctcatctagaggagacgaaaagaagcccgatcatagcgaccagaggcttcctcgccgaactccttttgaaagaattcaaagggcaccggtacaaggcagattgggaccacgtctcaatcctgagaagccgcccgctcagttcgtacccttaaacaagtcaagagcggaaattttcgaactacattccgatatgttcgaagagccaaggcggatgacgaaatcggccgcgcgccgacctcaggatcaatattgctccttccatcaagactacggtcacgataccgaggagtgccaacatttggctgcaggtattgatgcccttgtgaaagcagggacgttaaaaaaataccaaagcaagcagccgaaaaggaacaaaaagcagggaggtgcgaactgcgctcctcaggatccgaaaaggcaacgggatcccgaagacgataacgagccgcaatatgatggagtaatcctaactattgacgctctccctgccgagaAGACTAAATCCtctctgaagtcatagagcagaaaaaggcttttgacgagctcaaaagttatttagccgagcttccaattctctctgctccaacagatgccgaagtgattttcttatacttagcgacatccgatcaaaccatcagcgcgatgcttgtacgagaagaaggcctaaagcagtttcccatctactttacaagccgagcattaagaggtccagaaacaaggtatcaacctctggagaaaattgctctggcgttagtaaatgcagcaaggagactgcggccatacttctatgctcacaaggtatgcgtcttaaccgatctgcctcttcggcaagttttgaccaagccagaagcatcaggcagaatcgccaaatgggccatagagctgggagaacactcaatcgagtacctacctcgaaaagccatcaagggacaagccttggcagattttcttgcagaggccaagttcgatcaagcaatccctgtcattgccgaacagaaaaattctgccaatgccgaactagcacagcccttggaatccgaagaagagccgccggactgctggagcggattcgtagatggagcttcaaacaagatgggaagtggagctggtattttacttgtcgctcccgacggacacgaggtaacctactcacttcggttcctattccccactactaataatgaagccgagtacgaagccctcctggccggactccagttagcgcaaagtctgctcgtcaaatctctcaaagtccattgtgattcacaagtcatagtaaatcacatgttgggtacaagtgaagctcgtgacgagagaatgaagaagtatttggacaaagcgcaaagcatcagccgaagtttctcctattttcggataatccgcattcccagagcggaaaatagccgagcagataccttaagtaagttggcctcagatccgagctcaaaggcggaagaattaatgcatcgaagcattgatgaagccgaggtacattcagtatccagctcgccgaactggatgacgccgatcttgcagtatctggatcaaggacaattgcccgaggataagagagaagctcggaagatcacgtgccgagcacttcggtacgaacttcatgaaggagtcctctttagaaagtcttacctccagccgttattgcggtgcgtaggaccagaagagacggactacatcctcagagaagttcatgaaggatcgtgcggcagccacatcggagctagagctttagctaaaaaagttctaagatggggatattattggccaaccttggtacaagaagcagtgcagctcgtcaagacctgcccgaagtgccaaatccatgcaaatatcccaaggatgccgcagaccgatctatccactatgcagagcccttggcctttcatgcaatggggcatagacatagtgggaccacttcctcaagctcctcggcaaatgaaattcctaatcgttgccttggactactttacgaagtgggtggaagctgaaccattagctacgataacgagctcgaaggcattggatttcgtctggaagaacatagtgtgccgatttggcataccccacatcctcatctcggataacgggactcagttcaccgacaagacgttcaagaattggtgccaagagctgaatattcaacagcggttcacttcggtctctcatccacaagcaaacggacaaacggaggtaacaaatcgtaccctggtgaaagggttaaaagctcggttagaacaagccaaaggacaatgggtagaaaatctccctcaagtcctatggtcctaccgaactacacccacaacctccaacggtgaaactccgtacagtctggtgtacggcactgaagccgtgattccggtggagatcggcgtacccagtccccgaactctaaatttctcggcagaaatgaatgacgacggactgagagccgagctagatcttgccgaagaaagaagagaattggcatgcataaaagcagccaagtacaaggagcaagtagcccggtattacaaccaaagggtgaagaagctgcaatttcaagtgggagatctcgttttgagaaacaacgaagtaagccgagcagaaaagctgggcaagctcgaacccacatgggaaggtccgtatcgggtgtcagaagtcctcggcaaagggtcttacaaattggctcacatgtcaggagaacaggtaccccgaacatggcacatttccaacctcaaaaagttccatttgtaagagacagtccggtcagtcagtcttgagtcctgttcggtcaatgtgctttatttggtttgcttggtttttgt encodes:
- the LOC121784003 gene encoding U-box domain-containing protein 35-like isoform X1, giving the protein MMMMKLKDIKMWPPPANAADKMVPVTRLVAVAIDKDRGSQIALKWATDNLLIKGQTVILVHVRLKQGSGSPMSSPWPNHASEAGDEIGDDPQLKELFLPLRVLCTRKDIQRHEVVLDEADVTKALIDFTRQNAIDMLVLGATNKGTIFRFKGKDIPGSILKNAPDFCTVYIIHKGKISSTRAASRPPPSSQLRNQILLQASIKYNNTVEQNSLQSTTSARSSFSVNSRPGSDPSPRSSRLSDSAFKSPFTARRGLNGRAYDISPPDTDISFVSSRRSVDVFPTFGDSFDGGPTPPRLSEFSDADQGFDSWNLGRKSVDILSPRDFASPENDKGFAPQNMDDVEAEMRRLKQELKQTMDMYSTACKEALTAREKAKELQRWKLEEQRRLEEARIAEETALALAEKEKAKSKAALEHAEAAQRIAELEAQKRITAEMNALKEAEDQGRAIQADCRYRRYTIEEIELSTEYFSESRKIGEGGYGPVYKCNLDHTPCAVKVLRPDATHGRSQFNQEVEILSCIRHPNMVLLLGACPEYGCLVYEYMSNGSLEDRLFQRGKTPPLSWQHRFRIAAEIGTGLLFLHQTKPEPLVHRDMKPANILLDRNFVSKISDVGLARLVPPSVADSVTQYLMTSTAGTFCYIDPEYQQTGMLGVKSDIYSLGIIFLQILTGKPAMALGHHTKRAVNQGTFAEMLDPSVPDWPYEEALSLAKISLRCAELRRKDRPDLGKDVLPELNKLRDLAEDSYSVPQSRHSPCHSRVSISKEDLSHHSSSTSSMGS
- the LOC121784003 gene encoding U-box domain-containing protein 35-like isoform X2; protein product: MMMMKLKDKMVPVTRLVAVAIDKDRGSQIALKWATDNLLIKGQTVILVHVRLKQGSGSPMSSPWPNHASEAGDEIGDDPQLKELFLPLRVLCTRKDIQRHEVVLDEADVTKALIDFTRQNAIDMLVLGATNKGTIFRFKGKDIPGSILKNAPDFCTVYIIHKGKISSTRAASRPPPSSQLRNQILLQASIKYNNTVEQNSLQSTTSARSSFSVNSRPGSDPSPRSSRLSDSAFKSPFTARRGLNGRAYDISPPDTDISFVSSRRSVDVFPTFGDSFDGGPTPPRLSEFSDADQGFDSWNLGRKSVDILSPRDFASPENDKGFAPQNMDDVEAEMRRLKQELKQTMDMYSTACKEALTAREKAKELQRWKLEEQRRLEEARIAEETALALAEKEKAKSKAALEHAEAAQRIAELEAQKRITAEMNALKEAEDQGRAIQADCRYRRYTIEEIELSTEYFSESRKIGEGGYGPVYKCNLDHTPCAVKVLRPDATHGRSQFNQEVEILSCIRHPNMVLLLGACPEYGCLVYEYMSNGSLEDRLFQRGKTPPLSWQHRFRIAAEIGTGLLFLHQTKPEPLVHRDMKPANILLDRNFVSKISDVGLARLVPPSVADSVTQYLMTSTAGTFCYIDPEYQQTGMLGVKSDIYSLGIIFLQILTGKPAMALGHHTKRAVNQGTFAEMLDPSVPDWPYEEALSLAKISLRCAELRRKDRPDLGKDVLPELNKLRDLAEDSYSVPQSRHSPCHSRVSISKEDLSHHSSSTSSMGS